GGCATGGGATTATTATTTGAAACCGAAATTACGCTTGCTTCAGATAACAAATGTATTGTAGAAATTCGCTCCATACAAAAATCACCTCAACCAAAATTTTATTTACATCTTGCGGTGGCACCAACCAAAATGAATGACAGATTTGAATGGTTTTTAGAAAAAGCAACCGAAATCGGAATTCAGGAAATCACACCCATTATCTGCGACCGGTCTGAAAGAAAGGTTATTAATAAGGACCGATTTGAGAAAATCATTCTTTCAGCAATGAAACAATCCAATGAAACTTTTTTGCCAAAATTAAACGAAGCAATTTCTTTTAAAGAATTCATCAAACAAAAAAACGAAGGATTACAGTTCATTGCACATTGTGAGGAAACAGATAAAAAGTCGCTGAAGGAATCATTAAAGCAAAACGAAAACATAACACTTTTGATTGGTCCCGAGGGCGATTTTTCTGAAAAAGAAATTGCTTTGGCGGTTGCAAATAAGTTCCAGCCCGTTACTTTAGGAAACACCCGTTTACGCACTGAAACCGCTGCAGTTGTCGCATGCCATAGTGTTGTATTTTTCAATGAAAACTCAAATTAACCGACTTTAAAATTGATATGAAAAAAATATTGTGCCTGTTTTTATTGGCTTCTATTTCTTCTTTCGCACAAGAAATTGCCTTATTAAAATATAGCGGCGGCGGAGACTGGTATGCAAATCCTACTTCACTGCCAAACTTAATTCGGTTTTGTAATTCCACCATTCATACTCAAATAAAAGCAAAACCCTCAACAGTAGAACCCGGAAATCCTGATTTGCTCTCTTACCCTTTTGTACACATGACGGGACATGGAAATGTTGTTTTTAGTGATGCTGATATAACAAATCTTAGAAACTACCTAAACGGAGGCGGTTTCCTGCATATTGATGATAATTACGGGATGGATCAATATATTAGAAAAGAAATAAAAAAAATATTTCCAAATACTAATTTAGTTGAGATTCCGGCTAATCATGCTATTTTTCAAAAACCTTTTCCTTTTCCGAACGGGCTGCCAAAAATTCATGAACACGATGCTAAAAGACCTCAGGCTTTTGGGATTTTTGTAGAAAATAAGCTGGTTTTACTGTATACTTACGAATGTGACCTCGGTGATGGCTGGGAAGATCCAGAAGTAAATAATGATCCGGCCGAAGTACGCCAAAAAGCATTAAAAATGGGTGCCAACATCATCAATTATATTTTCACCAATTAATCTATACACAGTGCAGCTTACCCACGAAGAAAATCAATTTGAAAGTAAAACATTTCCCATAACCCTCGTTTGCGATCATATCTACTTTCAGCAAAATATTGGTTCTCTTTTTAGGATTAGTGAAGCTTTTGGCATTGAAAAAATCATTTTTTTAGGAAAAGATATTCCGTTAAATCCCAGAAAAATAAATAAAACTTCAAGAAGTACTCATCTTCATGTTTCTCATACTGTTATTGAAGAAACAGATGAATTAATTCATTATCTACTTGAAAACCAATTTGAAATTATTGCTTTAGAAATTACACATAACAGCAAGCCTTTAAAAGAAATCATAATTCCTGATGATAAAAAAATAGCACTTTTGATAGGAAGTGAAATTGACGGAATTTCAAGTAATCTCTTAAAAATTTCAAATCAAATTGTCCATATTACGATGTTTGGAAAAAACAGCAGCATGAATGTTGTTCAGGCAACAAGCATAGCTTTGTACGAATTAACTTCTTAAATAAAAATTTAACATTTTTATAAGAACTAGACTACATAAGGGTTTATAAGATTCTGATCAACAAATTGTTATAAAAATTTTGACAATTATATTTTTTGTTATAAAATTGTGTAAGAATTTAACTAATTAATCATTTTATAACAAAACCCCTTTATTATGAAAAAAATTCTTTTTTCCGCCGTTACAGCTCTAATGCTGTTTTCTTGTCAAAATGATAAGACAGAATCTTCAGATCCTGATTTAAATGTAGCTTCAAGACGTGGTTGTGCATCGCAAGAAGTTTTAGAAGGACAATTAAAAGCTAACCCCGCATTAGCTCTTAAAATGAATGAAATTGAAGCTTTTACAGCTAAACATTCCTTAGATAAATTTACAGGTCGTTTAGTAAACGGTAAAATCGAAATTCCTGTAGTAGTAAATGTATTATACAGAACTACTGCACAAAACATTTCTGATGCACAGATTCAATCGCAAATTGATGTCCTTAACAAAGACTTTAACGCCCTGAATTCAGATTATAATAATGTTCCGGCACTCTTTTCGGGTGTAAAAGCGAATATCGGGATTACATTTGTTTTAGATCAGGTCATTAGAAAATCTACAACAAAAACTTCCTGGGGTACAAATGACGCCATGAAAAAAACTGCCCAGGGCGGTCTGGCACCAACATCACCTACAACCAAACTTAATTTATGGTCATGTGTGATTGGTAATGATATTTTAGGATACGCACAATTTCCGGGAGGACCATCATCAACAGACGGAGTCGTAATTGATTACCGCTATTTTGGTTTATCTGGTGCAGCTAATGCTCCCTTTAATTTAGGAAGAACAGGTACTCACGAAGTAGGTCACTGGATGAATTTACGTCACATTTGGGGAGATGCAACTTGCGGAAGCGATTTAGTAGCTGATACACCAACCCATAATGCAGAAAATTACGGTGTACCGGCTTATCCTCATTATAGCACATGTGCCGGAAATCCTGTAGAAATGACAATGAATTACATGGATTACACCAATGATAATGCTATGTATATGTTTACAAATGGACAAAAAACCCGAATATCAGCCATATTTACAACGGGAGGAGCAAGAGCCTCATTTGCTCAATAATTATTGGCAAAACAACACTTAAAGCGGGATTAATAATCCCGCTTTTTTGATTTAAGGACTAAATTTTAAAAATGGTTTTACTACATTTATAGTCTAAATATTAAACATGGTAACATCAAAAACTATTTCGAACGGTATTTTAAGAGCCTTAGCCACAATCTTAATAATTGGTCTTGTTTTATACTTTTTATACGAAATACAAACCGTAATTGTGTACTTATGCATTTCTTTACTATTATGTTTAATTGCAAATCCTTTAGTTTTATTTTTAAAAAATAAACTGAAGTTCAGCAATTCGCTGGCTGCTACTACAACAATCGTCTTTTTTATATTTCTAATTGTGGGTTTTATACTTCTGTTTGTTCCTTTAATTATTTCACAGGCAAATAATTTGGCACTATTAGATACCGCTCAACTTCAAACAAAATTCATAGAAACTGAGAAACATCTTGAAGATTACTTTAATATTCAGCATATTGACTTAAATAAAATTATAAAAGACTCTAAACTTACTTCGGTATTGGATTTTAGTTATTTTACCGGATTTATCAATTCAATTATTAATTTCATGGCCGATATGGGAATGGGATTGGTTTCTGTTTTCTTTATCACTTTCTTTTTTATTAAAGATCAGGATATTTTTAAAAATCAGGCCAGAAGAGTACTTCCTGATTCAAATGAAGATAAAATCCTGAATTCAATCACAAAAATAAACCACTTATTAACACGCTATTTTATTGGTTTGCTGTTACAATTAATTGTGGTATTTGTCCTGTATTTAATTGTATTGCTAATATTTGGAAATGAAAACGCTTTTGTCATTGCTTTTTTATGCGCAATTCTAAACATAATTCCATATTTAGGGCCAATTATCGGGACAACACTGGCTGGGATCTTAACGATGATCAGTATGATTGGCCAGGATTTTCAATCTGAAATAGTACCAAAAACAATCTATGTGATTATAGGCTTTTTGATAGTACAAGCGATTGACAATAATATTAGCCAGCCAATAATTTCATCAAAAAGTGTAAATTCGCACCCGTTGGAAATATTCTTGATAATCCTGATCAGTGGAATCACATTTGGAATTGTAGGTATGATAATAGCAGTTCCCGCATTTACAATGATTAAAGTGATTTTAAAAGAATTTTTTCCTGACAATAAAATTGTGTCCGTATTAACCGAAAGAATTTAGCTTTGAATACTTCTATTTTGCATCCAGATATACAGAAATTTATAATTCAAAATACTGGGGCAGATGTAACAAAATTAGCGCTTCAGAAAAACCCGTTTCCTGAAGCAGAATGGATTTCAATTTTAAATCAGATTGAAGCCAGGACTAAAGCAAAAGAAAAATTACCAACCTGGTTTTCAACTGACAAAATCATTTATCCAAGTAAAGTCTCTATTGAACAAACCTCTTCAGAAAAAACAGCTGCTTACAAAGCTTCTTTAATTACAGGAAAAAGTTTAATAGATTTAACCGGTGGCTTTGGAGTGGATGATTATTATTTTTCTAAGAAGTTCAAAACAATAGCACACTGTGAAATAAATAAAGAGTTATCGTCAATTGTAAAACATAATTTTGAGCAGCTAAAAGTTGGGAACTGCACTTTTTATGCAGATGACTCAATGAATGTTTTAAACAATTTTAATCAAAAATGGGACTGGATTTATATTGATCCATCCCGTAGAAATGATGCTAAAGGCAAAGTTTTCATGCTGAAAGACTGCTTGCCAAATGTTCCGGAATCGTTGGATTTTTACTTCGAAAAAGCAGATTCAATTTTAATTAAAACTGCACCGTTATTAGATATTTCTGCAGGGTTATCTGAATTAAAATTTGTAAAGAATATCCATATTATAGCTTTGGAAAACGAAGTAAAAGAATTGCTTTTTGAAATACATAATCACTATTCTGGTGACATTACTATAAAAACAGCTAATCTTTTAAAGGATAAAACTGAAACTTTCGAATTTGTTATGGGTGAATTTGAATATCCAACCTACCATTTACCTCAAAAGTTTCTGTATGAGCCTAATTCGGCCATTATGAAGTCAGGAGGATTTGATGAAGTTAGCAATTCATTCGAAATAAATAAACTCCACAAAAATTCCCATTTATATACTTCAGATGAATTAATTGATTTTCCGGGACGAACTTTTGAGATCGAGAAAGTAATTTCATATAGCAAAAATGATATGAAAACAGCACTTTTAAATCAACAGGCAAATGTTACGACACGTAATTTTCCTGACACAGTAGAAAACATTCGAAAAAAATGGAAAATAAAAAATGGAGGGAATTTGTATTGTTTTTTTACAACTGATAAAAATAATAGTAAAATAGTTTTAATTTGCAGAAAAATAACTTAAAAATGAAATACTTAATTACACTAGCTTTTTTTCTGTTAACTTATAGCACATTTGCCCAAAAACCTTGTGAATACAGTACAAACGTAACAGATTCAATTGGTACTTATAAAGTTACAAATGAATATCTGGTAAGTGAAAAAAACTTTGGAAACACTTTTGATTATATCTTTTTTTCTTTGGCACAAACTGACGGTTTGCCAACATTAAACTTACAATTGATCCAAAAAAGCAAGGATTTTATAAAAGCTAATTGTTTTGATAAAAACTCAAAAGTATTTTTACAATTACAGAATGGTAAAGTTGTTACATTGCTACATGTCAATCAGGAAAATTGCGGAACCCTGCTTCATGACAAAGATTTTAATAACCGGATCAATACCGGTATTTTTATGTTTATGAAAGATAATTATGAAGAATTGAAGAAATCGCCTGTAACCATTATGCGAATTAAATATTTAACGGCAACCGAAGATTATATTATAAGGGGTGAAATTACATCAGAGATGAACGGAAAAACATACAAGCCTGCTACTTATTTTATGGAAAATATCAGATGTGTGGAATAAATTATTCGCAATCCCATTTTTGATTTGAAACCTTATCTTTTAAACCTGTTTTCAAATTATAATGCCACCATTCTGAATCAAAAGAATTAAAGCCATTCTTTATCATTACTTTTTTAAGTAATTTTCTATTCGATAATACTTCTTTAGAAAGTTTAGTATAATTATGACTTGCCTGAATCCCAAAAAAGTCAAAGGGAGTTCCCATATCAACTTCTTTACCTTTAGAATCAACTAAAGAAATATCAACGGCTCCTCCTCTGTTATGGATGGAGCCTTTTTTTGGATCTGCCACATACTCCGGATTTGAAACTATCTGCCACATTTTGTTCTGAATAGATAATGGTCTGTAGCAGTCATAAAGTTTAATTTTATAGCCTTTCTTCATAAAATCCCTGTTGGCTTCTATCAGAGCCTGAACAGTCTTTAAACGCAAAAAACATTCAGCACAAT
The Flavobacterium flavigenum genome window above contains:
- a CDS encoding 16S rRNA (uracil(1498)-N(3))-methyltransferase yields the protein MQLFYNPNIDETTETFSFDKEESRHIIKVLRKKDSDILHVTNGMGLLFETEITLASDNKCIVEIRSIQKSPQPKFYLHLAVAPTKMNDRFEWFLEKATEIGIQEITPIICDRSERKVINKDRFEKIILSAMKQSNETFLPKLNEAISFKEFIKQKNEGLQFIAHCEETDKKSLKESLKQNENITLLIGPEGDFSEKEIALAVANKFQPVTLGNTRLRTETAAVVACHSVVFFNENSN
- a CDS encoding DUF4159 domain-containing protein, with product MKKILCLFLLASISSFAQEIALLKYSGGGDWYANPTSLPNLIRFCNSTIHTQIKAKPSTVEPGNPDLLSYPFVHMTGHGNVVFSDADITNLRNYLNGGGFLHIDDNYGMDQYIRKEIKKIFPNTNLVEIPANHAIFQKPFPFPNGLPKIHEHDAKRPQAFGIFVENKLVLLYTYECDLGDGWEDPEVNNDPAEVRQKALKMGANIINYIFTN
- a CDS encoding TrmH family RNA methyltransferase, producing MQLTHEENQFESKTFPITLVCDHIYFQQNIGSLFRISEAFGIEKIIFLGKDIPLNPRKINKTSRSTHLHVSHTVIEETDELIHYLLENQFEIIALEITHNSKPLKEIIIPDDKKIALLIGSEIDGISSNLLKISNQIVHITMFGKNSSMNVVQATSIALYELTS
- a CDS encoding zinc metalloprotease is translated as MKKILFSAVTALMLFSCQNDKTESSDPDLNVASRRGCASQEVLEGQLKANPALALKMNEIEAFTAKHSLDKFTGRLVNGKIEIPVVVNVLYRTTAQNISDAQIQSQIDVLNKDFNALNSDYNNVPALFSGVKANIGITFVLDQVIRKSTTKTSWGTNDAMKKTAQGGLAPTSPTTKLNLWSCVIGNDILGYAQFPGGPSSTDGVVIDYRYFGLSGAANAPFNLGRTGTHEVGHWMNLRHIWGDATCGSDLVADTPTHNAENYGVPAYPHYSTCAGNPVEMTMNYMDYTNDNAMYMFTNGQKTRISAIFTTGGARASFAQ
- a CDS encoding AI-2E family transporter; its protein translation is MVTSKTISNGILRALATILIIGLVLYFLYEIQTVIVYLCISLLLCLIANPLVLFLKNKLKFSNSLAATTTIVFFIFLIVGFILLFVPLIISQANNLALLDTAQLQTKFIETEKHLEDYFNIQHIDLNKIIKDSKLTSVLDFSYFTGFINSIINFMADMGMGLVSVFFITFFFIKDQDIFKNQARRVLPDSNEDKILNSITKINHLLTRYFIGLLLQLIVVFVLYLIVLLIFGNENAFVIAFLCAILNIIPYLGPIIGTTLAGILTMISMIGQDFQSEIVPKTIYVIIGFLIVQAIDNNISQPIISSKSVNSHPLEIFLIILISGITFGIVGMIIAVPAFTMIKVILKEFFPDNKIVSVLTERI
- a CDS encoding THUMP-like domain-containing protein; this encodes MNTSILHPDIQKFIIQNTGADVTKLALQKNPFPEAEWISILNQIEARTKAKEKLPTWFSTDKIIYPSKVSIEQTSSEKTAAYKASLITGKSLIDLTGGFGVDDYYFSKKFKTIAHCEINKELSSIVKHNFEQLKVGNCTFYADDSMNVLNNFNQKWDWIYIDPSRRNDAKGKVFMLKDCLPNVPESLDFYFEKADSILIKTAPLLDISAGLSELKFVKNIHIIALENEVKELLFEIHNHYSGDITIKTANLLKDKTETFEFVMGEFEYPTYHLPQKFLYEPNSAIMKSGGFDEVSNSFEINKLHKNSHLYTSDELIDFPGRTFEIEKVISYSKNDMKTALLNQQANVTTRNFPDTVENIRKKWKIKNGGNLYCFFTTDKNNSKIVLICRKIT
- a CDS encoding M15 family metallopeptidase; its protein translation is MKSTVQVISYSNFLFFLVSFFWIISSSAQNDVYKDVSLADTTFVNLKDYSKDFIYDMKYATEDNFLKAKVYDCAECFLRLKTVQALIEANRDFMKKGYKIKLYDCYRPLSIQNKMWQIVSNPEYVADPKKGSIHNRGGAVDISLVDSKGKEVDMGTPFDFFGIQASHNYTKLSKEVLSNRKLLKKVMIKNGFNSFDSEWWHYNLKTGLKDKVSNQKWDCE